The Scomber scombrus chromosome 5, fScoSco1.1, whole genome shotgun sequence genome window below encodes:
- the LOC133980030 gene encoding olfactory receptor 11A1-like: protein MAFVVMETFFISERIMINSTQVSYFILTAYFDTGVFKYVYFMIIISLYMLIVGSNVFLIVVICMNRSLHEPMYLFLCSLFVNELYGSTGLFPFLLLQILSDIHTVSKPFCFLQIFCLCSYGNVEFFNLAIMSYDRYLAICYPLQYNTQMSPHKIRILIAVTWLFSFLPIIALVCLSATLQLCGNIINNIYCGNYPIVKLACSDTRVNNICGLIYTVISICVPLILILYTYLKILRVCFSGSKQTRQKAVSTCTPHLVSLLNFSFGCCFQILQSRFDMSRVPNVLRVFLSLYFGILQPLLIPIMYGMQMSKIRNTCKQVFR, encoded by the coding sequence TCGGAAAGGATCATGATCAACTCCACACAGGTTTCATATTTCATACTCACTGCCTATTTTGACACTGgagtttttaaatatgtatactTTATGATCATTATATCTTTATACATGTTGATAGTTGGTTCCAATGTGTTTCTCATTGTGGTTATCTGCATGAACAGAAGCTTACATGAACCTATGTACCTTTTCCTGTGCAGCCTGTTTGTAAATGAACTGTATGGTAGTACAGGGTTGTTTCCATTCCTTCTGCTTCAGATCCTCTCTGACATTCACACTGTTTCTAAACCTTTTTGCTTCCTGCAGATTTTTTGTTTGTGCTCTTACGGGAATGTAGAATTTTTCAACTTAGCCATCATGTCGTATGACAGATATCTTGCTATCTGTTATCCTCTGCAATATAACACACAGATGTCACCTCATAAGATAAGAATACTTATTGCTGTAACATGGCTGTTCTCTTTTCTTCCAATTATTGCTTTGGTATGTTTGAGTGCTACTTTACAGCTGTGTGGAAACATTATTAACAATATTTACTGTGGAAACTACCCCATTGTTAAACTGGCATGCTCTGACACCAGAGTCAATAACATATGTGGACTCATTTATACTGTTATTTCAATCTGTGTTCCTCTGATTTTAATTCTTTACACGTACTTAAAGATTCTTagagtttgtttttctggtAGTAAACAGACCAGACAGAAAGCTGTCAGTACCTGCACACCTCACCTTGTTTCCCTGCTCAACTTCTCTTTTGGATGTTGTTTTCAAATATTACAGAGCAGGTTTGATATGAGCAGAGTACCAAATGTTCTGCGAGTATTTCTGTCTTTATATTTTGGAATACTGCAACCACTTTTGATTCCCATCATGTATGGGAtgcaaatgtcaaaaataagaaatacatGTAAACAAGTCTTCCGTTGA